The window ATTTTTTACATTTCACTTTGTTATCAACAGCTGTtatttaaatgatgttttcttTTCAAACGTTGAAcgaaaatataacattttcaatatatacatatattttaatgtaaaatatttagaGACAATCAGTCTTACATTGAATTTAAATGGTGATATCATAGCAAATGATGTTTAAGGTTCTTAGGGCACCTGCAATGGTAGACCTGGAGAGCTCGATTtataatgttaaattttaattattttattttttttttctttttcgtttgattaaaaaaattaaaaataaaccaaTCTTGGGCCGCCATGTATCGTGGAGCTCACGACACAGTAACGAAAAGCAACTAGGATCAATCTTTATGTTAGGATTTTTCGGATTGAtccttacaaaatttatatccTACAccaatgttttaatatttttttttatggattCGAGTTAAGGATTCTTTGTTGCACATGCTCTTAGAAGACATTGGTCGCATATTAGTTCTTTGAAGAAGTTCACTTAAAAATTGAATGTTTTGGAcctttgaaaaattataaaggAAGTTACTGATTTgatctttttaattaatttataataaaaatgttagaaTTAGTGAAGGTCTTGCACCGTTTTGGATTTAATATAGTTCTTATGTTGAACTAATATTGAGCTAGATGCAGTGGACTAGCCTCCAGTTTAAAAGCATTGCTAACCCAAATCtaactttttcttaaaaacagagtaatttattataaagaaaTTTTTGTTCTAATACTATAATTATATAATGGAAGTACTTTACTGTATAGAAGAATATagatgaatattattttttactctgTATTTAgagtaaacatatttattttttataaaaaataatcttaaaaaaaaaatagaatgggATTAACGATGATTTAAAATAGAATGGGATTAACAAGTAACCGATGcagaaaataatcaaaatattgataaaaatgCTGAAAAAGTAGTTCATATTATTGAAAAGTCTTGTCATTTTCCTTTTAACgcatttaaatattaaaagtaaacaACTAAATCAGCGCACGCACAATAAAATAAGTCAGAGTCAACATATTACTACTACTATTGATTAATGTATACTTGATAAGGTTTTGGAATATTTCATGCACAAGCGGAGTGATGTGTTGGTACATTATTTTCGCGGCTGCGTATTTGATTCATACCATTAAATTACTTCGTTCTTTTTGTCTCATTCGTCTCCTATCTTAAAATTATTGAACGGGACTTCAACACTGGGGGCGACTGAGTCAAGATTGGCGTTGAGGTTCCTTCTgtcatttatttttacaatattcATAATAATACATCATTATAGTATTATTCATCCTTAACTTTTGCGGTATTATTATTGCTATTAATATTCACCATCTCCTTCATACTTGCGAATATAATTTTCAAGAGGTCTTATGAATTTAGTGGTATTACGAGATACTATAATTTTCCAGTTGCTTTTACTAAAATACCTAATTTGTGTAAATTAGATACTGTTGTCTAGTGTGACTTTCCTGaattttttagataatatacCTAATTCCAATTTCGCGGCCGTCTCATATCTTccacttttgagttttgaatatGAAGGAACCTAAGAAATTTCATAGATGTTGATTttataacaatttaaataatACAAATCTGTCATCATCTACGCCTACAATATAAATCCCCACACTCTCTTCTTCTATTTTCACCCCCATACAACACAAAAACCTCCAAAACTAAATAATCAAAGACTCTTCTCTCTTTCcataaagaagaaacaaaacacaGAGATTGAAGACAAACATGGAAGCGACTTCTTCTAACTTCACACTCTCTACAATCCTCAACACAGAGGATCCATACAGCTCCCTCATGCTGACCGCCGCTCTTCTCTTCGCCGTCCTCTGCTACTTCTGGCTTCAAGGAAAATCCAAGTCCAAGAACGGTCAACCACCGTTGCCTCCGGGACCATGGCCACTTCCCATCGTCGGAAACCTCCCGTTTCTAAACTCCGACATCCTCCACACGCAGTTCCAAGCCCTAACTCAAAAACACGGCCCTCTCATGAAAATCCACCTCGGCTCCAAACTCGCTATCGTCGTCTCCTCCCCAGACATGGCTCGCGAGGTTCTCAAAACACACGACGTCACTTTCGCCAACCACGACCTCCCCGAGGTCGGGAAGATCAACACGTACGGTGGGGAAGACATACTCTGGTCTCCTTACGGAACACACTGGAGGAGACTACGCAAGCTTTGCGTCATGAAGATGTTCACCACGCCGACTCTCGAAGCTTCTTACTCCACTCGGAGGGAAGAGACACGACAAACTATCGTTCACATGTCCGAAATGGCACGTGACGGATCGCCCGTGAATCTTGGAGAGCAAATATTTCTTTCGATATTCAACGTCGTGACGAGAATGATGTGGGGAGCGACggttgaaggagaagagagaacAAGCTTAGGGAACGAGCTCAAAACCCTAATCTCAGATATCTCCGACATAGAAGGGATTCAAAACTACTCAGACTTCTTCCCCTTGTTCGCAAGGTTTGATTTCCAGGGGTTGGTTAAGAAGATGAAGGTCCATGTTAAGAAGCTAGATATTTTATTCGACCGTGTTATGGAGAGTCACGTCAAAATGGTTGGTAAGAAAagcgaagaggaagaagatttcTTACAATACTTGATTAGAGTTAAAGACGACGATGAGAAAGCTCCTCTCTCGTTGACTCACGTGAAGTCATTGCTTATGGATATGGTTCTTGGTGGTGTCGACACATCCGTTAACGCATCGGAGTTCGCTATGGCTGAGATCGTGAGCAGACCAGAAGTTTTCAAGAAGATACGTCAAGAACTGGATCAAGTTGTTGGTAAAGACAGCGTCGTTGAAGAATCACATCTACCTAAGCTCACTTACTTGCAAGCGGTTATGAAAGAGACTCTTAGGCTTCACCCTACGCTTCCACTTCTTGTACCTCACCGGAACAGCGAAACCTCGGTGGTTGCGGGATACACTGTGCCTAAAGACTCCAAGATTTTCATCAATGTTTGGGCGATTCATAGAGATCCTAAGCACTGGGACGAGCCTAATGAGTTTAAACCTGAGAGGTTTTTGGAGAACTCGCTAGATTTCAACGGTGGTGATTTCAAGTATTTGCCATTTGGTTCCGGGAGGAGGATTTGCGCGGCGATTAACATGGCTGAGAGGCTTGTTCTCTTCAACATTGCGTCGCTTCTTCACTCTTTTGACTGGAAAGCTCCTAAAGGACACAAGTTTGAGGTTGAGGAGAAGTTTGGGCTTGTTCTTAAGTTGAAGAGTCCGCTTGTGGCTATTCCTGTTCCGAGGTTGTCTGATCCCAAACTCTACACAGCTTAAGTAACTAAGTAAGAAGAAAAGTTTGGTTCGGGGGAAGTTGATTGTAATTTAccctttttttcttattttgttgtgggagttttaatattataatgtgTCTTATTATGCATCTTTCATGATAtataataaaagataaatattatttttcaaagaaaaactCTGGGCCAATCAATATATCATCATTGGCTTCCCTCACGGCTAGCCAGACCAAGTAAGAAGAAAGGTTTGGTTCGGGGGAAGTTGATTGTAATTTGCcctttttcttattttgctgtggaagttttaatattataatgtgTCTTATTATGCATCtttcattatatataataaaagataaatattattttttcaaagaaaaactCTGGGCCAATAGATCATGTCATCTAAATAATAATAGCCGATCCCACAGATGATAGACTAGTAGgtagaaaatgaaaataaaatatagattgGCAATTGGTAATATATAATGCAATTATGACAATACAATTCATGTTCATGGACCTGTAATCATACATGTATCATGTATGTGCTCATATCCAATACTTAAACATCAGTCAAAAAGACCAAGTattaaatataaagtaaaattaatatatacatgaCAAATCGGTGATAGTATTATGTCGCCAAAACAGTACACTAAGAAATAACATCATGTATTGTGAAACAGAGtgagtaatatttaaaatatttttaaattttaatcagtaatattttgtatattttgtgatgaaaataaaactatatacatatcaaatatttttgggctcttttcaattttatatattacatttttgttaatttttgtataaaatatatatttattgaaaaATTAGACCCCTTAACTATTAATATACAGGAGGACACGTGCTTGGGCCCGGAACGGTCACCCTATTTGTCCCCCGTAATTAGCCGGCCCTGTTCACAAGCCGCGGTCTCATATTTTGTAAATCCATTTGGTTTTGGTTGATTTATAATAATCTTCATACTTCATTTTTAAATTCTTATGAAATctgtttatttgattttaaaaatcagtgaatttatcaaaaatttcCAAATCTATTAGAATTTCCAAATCTATTACAATACTAGAACCAATAACCGGCACTAAATCTCTTGTTGAGAAAAGTAGTCAAATCTCTCTTTTTAGTAAAACCACAATCATATTCAAGAAATTTTAGTTTCATTATTTTGTTacttaaatcatattttaagatATGCCTATAAATTCGAAACGTTTTTGTAATTATAAACCACAATCATATTCaggaaattttattttcttttggatAATCATAATTTTCAATTCTCCAGGTATAATCATGAATTGATTGAATTGATTGATCTGTTTGCAATGTTTTTCTAAAATGCCCTAACTTCTTTCTTTTACCTTTCTCATTTTGATAATAAAttacatttaaattttgttgttTCTCAAAACGAATTGTTGCTTTTTAAATAGATACTTATAAACTATTCAATAATGTGCAGTTTTGTATACTTCATTCCAGTCGTTTTATAGGAAAACTCTTTAATTTGTTTCCCTTCATAATTCAATTGTGTAGctttaattatatattcatttttttcttattatgttaatatatatatatatataatgtgcaTATCTTAatcttaattaaataattattttataatgccatctttaaaaattaaaggaaaacctaaaaagaaaaaaaatggattTGGCAATTTGTGCTGCATGCAAATTAATGACCGGTCCTTGTACACTTGGGAATGAGAATGCATGCGTTATGGCACCATATTTCCCATCGACCGAGCCTGAAAATTTTGATCGTGTTAATAAAGTTTTTGGAGTCGTATATTTCTACAAGATTCTGAGTCGTCTTGAGGAATCATGGCAACATGAATATGCTGTGAAAGCTCTGTGCTACAAGGCAGATGCTCTGCATACAAGACCCCATACATGGTTATCTTTGTCCGAAAATGGTTTACAATAATATTCTGAATAATTTAAAAAGGGAAACATATTCAGCAAAAAATGAACTATCAGTCACCATGGCTAAGGTACCGCAATATTCTAATCTTTCTATACCTAGTGATTTGGCAGAACCCTATTTATTTGTCCTTATTAATGAAATGTTGGAATTAAATGAGGAATGGAAGAATCAACTTACGGGACTCCTGGACGTGGATGAAGGAAGGAACATAGATGAAATCGTTGGGATGAGAAAAAATGATCAAGGTGATGTTCATAGAGCTGATTGTGCATCAACGTCTTCCGGACCATCATCCGGACCTCCAAACCAAAACCAACCATAGTTTTGgtgaaattaattaaagtcTTTATGTGTTGTGTTTGTGTGCATCTGAATTCCGAGAATGATTTGGTGTCCTTTCTTTTATTTCAGTTCCATTAAAAAGTGTATAtagttgtttctttttaataatgGATACTCatgttgttttatttatttgattcgtacaaacaaaaaaagaagaatctcCTCACACATATCTCCCAAAAGTTAAAATACAGCTATATATGACCCTTATATTTATGAGTATGATGTTGTCTTCCAGCTAAATATCCAAATTCTATCTCAAATTGAATAATTtaaagggcaaatctccaaaataacacatttctaagtttatatcacaaaaatagcactcaaaaactaaaatgaccaaaatagcattatatcttttgaaaaatttgaatttttttatttttcaaaatttgaaatcttatccccaaaacctcacttctcaactctaaaccctaaaacctaaactctaaaccctaaaccctaaattctaaaccctaaaccccacccattgagtgctatttttgtgacttttggccttgagtgctagtttgggaacaaaaacttgatttagtgctattttggtctttttctctaatTTAAAGTATcaacataaattatattgatatttaatcaaaatctcgtaaatatttttaaaatcatgtcAAATAGGagattgaaaaaatattgaagagaTTTAGCATGAGTTTCTTaaacttttgaaaaattttagctaaataataataaaatttgtgaGAGATTCATGTTAATAAACCTTCCATAATGAAATCATTAGAGATAAGGAACGTTGTTGTTAACTGATTGTGTTCTCGTGTGTTCTTTGTTCTTTCTCTCTCGTGTATCTTCCCACAAACTTCTTTTCATACCGCTGATTAACGTTGTCTTCCAATTTTTTTCGATTTATCCACATTTTATTGATATCGGTTACATATTCTTGAATGTACTGTGTGGGTActcaaaagattttttttaattcatcaGCTTGTTACTTTGGTTaagtttcaaaaacaaattgtataaaatttaaaattaatgaaCATCAAAAATGATTAATTAGGTTCCCCACTTTCATTTAGAGTTTAGTTTTTTGGTTATATGTTGTGTATGATTGTCAATCGTGtattagtaaatatattttgtattaataGGAAAGTTAATGAATATCAACAAAGGGTTTAGTTTTTGtattaacaaataataaatattaattaggttcaacataaataaaaattaacgaACACTTTGTATTGATAAATGGTAACTTTTAAccattcaaaaacaaaaacaagaaaactgtACAAAAAGTTAGACATGTTGTCTGACCTTAGTGATATAACTGtttatgaaagaaaaaaactggGAGAAAAGAATATAGAATTTCCAGAAGACATCCTACACTCGAGTTTTTTGACATACAAGTAGGCCGTGGATGCCGGAGCATTTAGCATAGTCTTTagtgttaaaattttaataggcTAAAACTCCATAggtataaaattttcaaaagttcTTAAAAGACTTTAACTTTCGTTGAAAGTTCATTCTTTTACCTCATTTTCAAggcaagaaagagagagagaagaaaaactCTCTTTTAACACCACCATTTTTTGTAGCTAATGCCGAGCTGAAAGCTTTAATGGAGCTCAAATGTTGATCAGGTCTTTACTTATATTACAATAGTCTATATCTGGCTAAAGAGATCACAAATCTCACTGAACCAGGCTTGATCTAAGCTTCAACAATATTTTAGGAGTACTACCGAAAACCCTAGCTAACATTTCTCAGCTTGACACTCTTGACTTGCGCAACAATTCTCTCTCTGCCTTTGTTCTTCCTGGTGAGTAATGATTCATAGAATGTCTTTTGTAAAGCTTccctctctctctgttttctaGACTCAATTTTCGTCAACGTTTTCGTTGAAGTTGTGAAAGGTCTCAAGAAGTTGAATGAGAGACTCCACTTTGAGAACAATACTGGTTTATTAATGACTTTCTTTGTTTGAGAGCTTGTTCTTCTTTCGATGATGCGAATATCGAAGTCAAGCAGCCTCAGGGTGAAACAAACACCGATAAATCAACTCTTCATAACATGTCTGATTCTGCATATCTCAAACAACATTGCAACCAAGTTGCTTTGATCTCATAAGTTGCTTTGATCTCAAGCATGGCATAGCACACTTCACTATGCTTTGTGACTCAAGAAATGTCAAGCTTTAAAGAAGATACATTTACTAAAGTCGCTATAACAAAATGGAGACGTTGAGCTTATCTGTTCAACTCAAACACTTTGTCTAACATATTCCATCTTCTTTCACTCGAGTAAACCCATCCACCAATAATATCGGTTAACCAAATGCTGAACCATATGATCTCAGTTTTGAGTCAACATTCTCAAAATAGTATTATCTTGCCAAAACAGTAAATCATAATATTCAATATTTTGTAGAACAAGTGGTCAAATATATGGTTTATAGTACAATAATAAAGTATTATAGTCAAACTTTACGTACATATTTATTAGATTCTTTAATTCCTTACTTGAACCATATTATAAGATATGCCTATAAATTCGAGatattttttcaatataaacTACAATCATATTCataaatttaatttcttttgcAGTTCATAAGTTTCAAGATTCTCCAGGTATAATCATATGAGTTGATTGATatgtttgtaattttttttctaaatacccTAACTTCTGAGTTACTTTTCTTTTACCTTTTTCataattgaaaaaaatcatttaaattttttttttttcatcgaaACTGATTcttgctttttcttttctatgcaCGTATAAACCATTCAATATTTTGCAGTTTTGTATACTACCGGTCATTTCAGATGAAACTCTTTTATGGTCTTCCCTCCATAATTCAATTGTGTagctttatttatatttaaaatcatattttattaatatatatcgAATGTGCATACGTTAATCATAACTATATAAATTTCTTTATAATGTCAacttaaaaaattaaagaaaaaccaaaagagaagaaaaatagaTTTACCAAATTGTGTTGCATGCAACTTCACGAACAACGGTCTTTGTACACCTGGGAATGGGAATGCATGCGTTATGGCACCATGTTTCCCATCCACAGAGCCTGATAAATTTGATCGTGTTCATATAATTTTTGGACTCGAAAATGTCTACAAGATTCTGAGTCGTCTTGAAGAACCTTGGTAACGTGAATATGCTGCGAacgtgataccactcaaattaccctaaggagtggtttatactctctcaaataaaaggtcaagttgtagtacttaggcatcgaattcacagggagctagggaacctagtGTTTCTAATATAATTTGTTAAGCAAGATGTTTTAAgagtttttaaaagaaaattgtagaTTATATATTGAACAAATAATTGTTCAATAGCAAGTTTGGGGTTCTGGTGCtttaaaaaggaaatagctGGACTTAGGATTTTTATTTAGGAAAGTTGgaattataatcctatagatgcctgatgagttgcatgcatgataatgtaaagctca of the Brassica rapa cultivar Chiifu-401-42 chromosome A03, CAAS_Brap_v3.01, whole genome shotgun sequence genome contains:
- the LOC103861324 gene encoding flavonoid 3'-monooxygenase CYP75B137, with product MEATSSNFTLSTILNTEDPYSSLMLTAALLFAVLCYFWLQGKSKSKNGQPPLPPGPWPLPIVGNLPFLNSDILHTQFQALTQKHGPLMKIHLGSKLAIVVSSPDMAREVLKTHDVTFANHDLPEVGKINTYGGEDILWSPYGTHWRRLRKLCVMKMFTTPTLEASYSTRREETRQTIVHMSEMARDGSPVNLGEQIFLSIFNVVTRMMWGATVEGEERTSLGNELKTLISDISDIEGIQNYSDFFPLFARFDFQGLVKKMKVHVKKLDILFDRVMESHVKMVGKKSEEEEDFLQYLIRVKDDDEKAPLSLTHVKSLLMDMVLGGVDTSVNASEFAMAEIVSRPEVFKKIRQELDQVVGKDSVVEESHLPKLTYLQAVMKETLRLHPTLPLLVPHRNSETSVVAGYTVPKDSKIFINVWAIHRDPKHWDEPNEFKPERFLENSLDFNGGDFKYLPFGSGRRICAAINMAERLVLFNIASLLHSFDWKAPKGHKFEVEEKFGLVLKLKSPLVAIPVPRLSDPKLYTA